Proteins from a genomic interval of Siniperca chuatsi isolate FFG_IHB_CAS linkage group LG10, ASM2008510v1, whole genome shotgun sequence:
- the LOC122883387 gene encoding serine/threonine-protein kinase WNK2-like isoform X3 — MEPEANSNSEVHQELKCPSVPNSQCELALNMYETMSDGNVNLVDSVVRGGSGPSAYPSSSYQKNVHQRFIRRSLWFSDTDEQAFEAPECDNRSKILNINLRTIVDRTRGTSCGIQEGSSTESQGGQKDSATESASADEEKEKGGDALNLTCNDAGKTAIKAASEENEEEAEMKAVSTSPGGRFLKFDIELGRGSFKTVYKGLDTETWVEVAWCELQDRKLSKVERQRFKEEAEMLKGLQHPNIVRFYDFWESPLKGKKCIVLVTELMTSGTLKTYLKRFKVMKPKVLRSWCRQILKGLHFLHTRTPPIIHRDLKCDNIFITGPTGSVKIGDLGLATLKAASFAKSVIGTPEFMAPEMYEEHYDEAVDVYAFGMCMLEMATSEYPYSECQNAAQIYRKVTSGVKPASYNKVMDPEIKEIIGECICQKKEERYTIKDLLNHAFFAEDTGVRVELAEEDDGKKASIALKLWVEDHKKLKGKYKESGAIEFTFDLEKEIPENVAQEMVESGFFHESDAKTVGKSIRDRVTLIKWRRERTVSAAVAVDQGEGGHRVQMTPSQGISAGAAHVGQPLLEPEEPEADQHNRLRNLPASATSVTYGTLDSGMGSTVYSDSHSSQQSVLYQSLLEPITMATQQCQSSSPSLKDRPHSCEKGEVWGATLSPELRTRLGAAARRASAPVIDTQRANHIAQLHALIQSQRSISPTPTVLENQSELSPSELHSETKDGPPPQSALPVLQVSPVSSSSEYRRFSDISIRLSSGATSENLTLPVPSGRRHSDLSSLLNLNSHNHHFAMHRSHVCQACLSLLLLRSREVSLRCPSIGIPTHHCPCDFRHHSSSGGTMTTPGYGRLKGSSDCSDFSLFQQSLFNIISRKAAPCHTTPTQAYLLHSSAAHKPACSDGDGSLKSHLLSGSLVGHQDPLQECEDRFCAGDQQVTRAVGVASSSGHQNQPSIQGLPSSSTAVHTPLQYLQPGHSYPAAPYAGQHSAATPAPASLCSVNIQHTVSVASYTPPSVQQTQTAAGIPASAVPQHVAQSYQAPGHQQQQATAASSLNFPLKVQQTCQNRAAPTQQQAHSASGYPTPVHQQIAAAANTLPAQQSAQSYPLASVAPTMATMAQCHPAQAPSALQQVQGAVKLPSQQPGQSSSTPALYSQQIPVQQEHQQPLLQNTQSNIQLIQHAGQAYIQPQLQHSQETQHTIHQQMAQKPTHHSQSLESPGQQQVHTPTLQKHSQKTMHIAVPQQSQDVSQSTVQQVQTPASQPHPTATTVVQVAATHQSYHAAGLPDAASQSYAHSAINALQQQTAPAQSQYLPSQSTAAPQSYGGANQVVTHQSLQASSQHSQAAHLTQQFQPYLCIAAFLNQNIPAGQSISKLGQDGQGHGQNLSQSASGVPVQALPPQQSMAQATVHQQLQPLQMSNSLPPTHPSQYPTVQVMTTVTDCESSYPHSCTTPHPSTSSSLNSIFLSPGQTLPVSSSVSPLSPLHIENVLVSPIPVSLVPSPSPVLGKAGSTSPQHQLTAALQQSIRSEASHSQPAFISALTTTHPIHTHPAPSQNTHPPTNGSTQPLIQQVPQQAKVNHSELVPSAQLTQPAVFSSPVQNGSDLGTATTAAQLDNRNPCQLPPQAQSQSQVQSQVPVMQPSDSQRASSGSGSSTLTQQKQLTTLTGTAGQGPAETNTEDQAAEKHTGGQSYDSVNSDATSGKEMSDGYEGTHGGKGEGKVRKHHRRSTRTRSRQEKINRPKLSMLNVCNTGDKMVECQLETHNHKMVTFKFDLDGDAPEEIATYMVENDFILPLEKEVFIEQLKDIVDKAEDMLSEDTEGERNSDQGGSPKQSEGAGTLGTEGLKASTPSTSQLVYQQNVLHTGKRWFIICPVAETPMLDKEKTTSHTSTAQEPEKSASSSVRPNSNTTAVTTPFASLSSQSPSSSSLPPAAQTSVQPQDQNTDKARIQQPQPCLTKHALAAAGVSHHSSLPVEEPCISAVSMVTDMPCCAIVPPVSLDVNSVDKGASGGLASSQTNQKVSPTGELPPHLTSHQSVVLQQPYATPMQPGTVTSQPQSPAHQNSQSSSHQQPVSGGPGESDSEGPRRVEFVDRTIKTLDEKLRNLLYQEHAPSQPSSTASDPHVSSTEGVSSPPVSDGQSTEGALTKKKGEPLPQIPERTDSVGALSDSAVAATNRVLNRRDMTTSSSSYSAKSRFQIIPTPPDVIFRLEKSKTSCSTHSSPAPSSGSGGSHSQTQGPGRKEKGGVAVDRSSVTAAADNENAGTSKPHSSNRYSAPPNFYHASPTSSPDVTPRHIPRAQTIDTPTHHHYHHSSHLCSDSADEDSSSIALPPAHPAPPAHALSEHSGSDLMKRAVAFLRRSGRSKSEQSSDSPSRQPVAMNGHAPSPSAGHSSYISSDNDSEFEDADMRKELQKLREKHMKEISELQAFQKSEIESLYKELGKTLPPNVGLLHAAPPSGRRRRASKHKLKAGKLLNPMVQQLKNNLNTSAERKGESAASSSGSLAKSTVLSDGSAHCSGSSSKPSTAPEQVHTQQPCSLKGSFSSDNIYAGLHGDGMANLAGPGQGWTVYHQTSERVTYKSSSKPRTRFLSGPVSLSIWSTLKRLCLGKERSSRSSLNTNTAPTASSQPQPSLTTATPSPSPQPITRLAQVQTNNSNNKRGTFTDDLHKLVDDWTKETVAAANQSRPSLNQIKQQRRQQDLEGRAPPMGAAAAHEIKCHVGPSKFKLPLSCPLTAALGPGMPTTLANNSSAMLPPGYLLPAGSYGGMVPGPLYSQQWPGMPSPVGSMGPVGLVGAARMMPYATMANPGIKAYPLVVHDPENGCCLKTTRTT, encoded by the exons GATCGCAAACTGTCAAAAGTGGAACGTCAGCGCTTTAAGGAAGAGGCAGAGATGTTGAAGGGTCTTCAACATCCCAACATTGTCCGTTTCTATGACTTTTGGGAATCACCCCTTAAAGGGAAGAAGTGCATTGTTTTAGTAACAGAGCTCATGACGTCAGGAACACTAAAAAC CTACCTAAAGCGTTTCAAGGTAATGAAGCCCAAGGTGCTGAGGAGCTGGTGCAGACAGATCCTGAAAGGCCTTCACTTTCTCCACACCAGGACCCCTCCCATCATCCATAGGGACCTCAAATGTGATAACATCTTTATCACTGGACCTACAGGCTCGGTCAAGATAGGGGATTTAGGACTGGCAACACTCAAGGCGGCTTCCTTTGCTAAGAGTGTCATAG GCACCCCAGAGTTCATGGCTCCAGAGATGTATGAGGAACACTATGATGAGGCTGTGGATGTCTACGCCTTTGGCATGTGTATGCTAGAGATGGCCACCTCAGAATACCCCTACTCCGAGTGCCAGAATGCTGCTCAGATATACCGCAAAGTCACTAGT GGAGTGAAGCCAGCGAGCTACAACAAGGTCATGGATCCTGAAATCAAGGAGATTATTGGGGAGTGTATCTGCCAAAAGAAAGAGGAGCG GTACACCATCAAGGACTTGTTGAACCATGCTTTCTTTGCTGAGGACACAGGTGTAAGGGTGGAGCTTGCTGAGGAGGATGATGGGAAAAAGGCCTCCATAGCCCTGAAACTGTGGGTGGAGGACCACAAGAAGTTAAAAGGGAAGTACAAGGAGAGTGGAGCCATCGAGTTCACGTTTGATCTGGAAAAGGAGATCCCTGAGAATGTGGCACAAGAGATG gtgGAGTCTGGCTTCTTTCACGAGAGTGATGCTAAGACTGTGGGAAAGTCGATCAGGGACCGTGTGACACTGATCAaatggagaagagagagaacagtgtCTGCTGCAGTTGCAGTGGATCAAGGTGAAGGGGGACACAGGGTCCAGATGACACCATCTCAGGGCATCTCTGCTGGGGCTGCACATGTAGGACAGCCTTTGCTGGAACCAGAAGAGCCAGAGGCAGACCAGCACAACAGGCTGCGTAACCTACCAGCCAGTGCAACCTCAGTGACAT ACGGCACACTTGACAGTGGCATGGGCTCTACTGTGTATTCAGACTCCCACAGCAGCCAACAGAGTGTCCTCTACCAGTCCCTGCTGGAGCCTATTACTATGGCAACACAGCAG TGCCAGAGCAGTAGCCCTTCTCTGAAAGATCGACCTCACTCCTGTGAGAAGGGTGAAGTGTGGGGGGCAACACTGAGCCCAGAGCTGAGGACTCGATTGGGAGCTGCAGCCCGGAGAGCAAGTGCCCCTGTTATTGACACTCAAAGGGCAAACCACATTGCTCAACTCCATGCCCTCATTCAGTCTCAGAGATCAATCAGTCCCACCCCCACAGTACTAGAGAACCAGTCGGAACTCAGCCCCTCTGAGCTTCACTCAGAGACTAAGGATGGGCCCCCTCCCCAGAGTGCTCTGCCAGTACTGCAGGTCTCCCCTGTCTCCTCGTCCTCTGAGTACCGCCGCTTCAGTGACATCAGCATCAGACTGTCATCAGGGGCCACCAGTGAGAACTTAACACTGCCTGTGCCAAGTGGACGCAGACACTCTGACCTTAGTAGTCTTCTGAATCTAAACTCTCATAACCACCATTTTGCAATGCATAGAAGCCACGTGTGCCAGGCCTGCCTCTCTTTGCTTCTTCTAAGGTCACGAGAAGTGAGCCTCCGCTGTCCTTCTATTGGCATACCAACACACCATTGTCCATGTGACTTTAGACACCACTCGTCCTCTGGTGGAACAATGACCACCCCTGGTTATGGAAGGCTGAAAGGCTCAAGTGATTGTTCCGATTTCTCACTGTTTCAGCAGTCCCTGTTCAATATAATTAGCCGCAAAGCAGCCCCTTGTCACACCACACCCACCCAAGCCTACCTGCTACACTCCTCAGCTGCCCACAAGCCTGCCTGCAGTGATGGAGACGGCAGCCTGAAGAGTCATCTCCTGAGTGGCAGTTTGGTTGGGCACCAAGATCCACTCCAGGAATGCGAGGATAGATTCTGTGCTGGAGATCAGCAAGTTACCAGGGCTGTGGGAGTG GCCAGTTCTTCAGGTCACCAGAATCAACCATCTATCCAGGGCCTGCCTTCTTCTAGCACAGCAGTCCACACACCACTGCAGTACCTCCAGCCTGGACACAGCTACCCTGCTGCTCCATATGCTGGCCAACACAGTGCTGCAACACCAGCTCCAGCCAGTCTGTGTTCAGTCAACATCCAGCATACAGTCAGTGTTGCTAGCTACACACCTCCAAGTGTGCAACAGACCCAAACTGCAGCAGGTATTCCAGCATCAGCTGTGCCACAACATGTTGCACAGAGCTACCAAGCACCAGGCCATCAACAGCAGCAGGCAACAGCAGCAAGCTCTTTGAATTTTCCTTTGAAAGTCCAACAGACTTGTCAGAACCGTGCGGCCCCAACTCAACAACAGGCTCACTCTGCATCAGGATATCCTACTCCAGTTCACCAACAGattgctgcagcagcaaacaccCTGCCAGCACAGCAGTCAGCACAAAGCTACCCTCTTGCATCTGTAGCCCCAACTATGGCAACCATGGCCCAGTGTCATCCTGCACAAGCTCCCAGCGCACTGCAACAGGTCCAAGGTGCAGTCAAACTTCCAAGTCAGCAGCCTGGTCAGAGCTCCTCTACACCAGCACTTTACAGCCAACAGATACCTGTTCAGCAAGAGCACCAGCAGCCCTTACTGCAAAACACTCAGTCCAATATACAACTAATACAACATGCTGGGCAGGCTTATATTCAGCCTCAACTCCAGCATAGCCAAGAAACTCAGCATACTATACATCAACAAATGGCACAAAAGCCTACCCACCATTCTCAAAGTCTTGAGTCTCCTGGTCAGCAACAAGTACACACCCCAACTCTACAGAAGCACAGTCAGAAAACCATGCACATAGCAGTTCCACAACAGAGCCAGGATGTGTCCCAGTCTACAGTCCAACAGGTCCAGACCCCAGCTTCTCAGCCTCATCCTACAGCAACCACAGTTGTGCAAGTTGCAGCCACACACCAGAGTTACCATGCTGCAGGTCTACCTGATGCTGCCTCTCAGAGCTATGCACATTCTGCCATCAATGCGCTGCAGCAACAGACTGCTCCAGCTCAGAGCCAGTACCTGCCCTCACAGTCTACTGCTGCTCCACAGAGCTATGGAGGAGCTAACCAGGTAGTGACTCATCAGAGCCTTCAAGCCTCTTCCCAGCATAGCCAGGCTGCACATCTCACCCAACAG tttcAACCCTATCTTTGCATCGCTGCTTTCCTGAATCAG AATATCCCTGCTGGTCAGAGCATTTCAAAGCTTGGACAAGATGGACAGGGCCATGGGCAGAATCTCAGCCAGTCAGCTTCTGGTGTGCCAGTCCAGGCACTTCCTCCTCAGCAGTCAATGGCTCAGGCTACTGTCCACCAACAACTCCAACCTCTGCAGATGTCAAACTCTCTACCACCAACACATCCATCCCAG TATCCCACAGTCCAGGTGATGACAACTGTGACTGACTGTGAATCCTCCTACCCTCACTCCTGCACTACCCCTCACCCTTCAACCTCCTCTTCTCTTAATTCCATCTTCCTTTCTCCTGGACAGACTCTCCCTgtgtcctcctctgtctccccccTTTCTCCTCTGCACATTGAAAATGTGTTAGTTTCACCTATCCCAGTGTCCCTCGTACCTTCCCCCTCACCTGTGCTGGGTAAGGCGGGATCAACATCCCCGCAGCACCAGCTCACTGCTgctctgcagcagagtattAGATCTGAAGCTTCTCATTCACAACCTGCATTTATATCAGCACTAACTACCACCcatcccatacacacacaccctgcccCATCCCAGAACACACACCCTCCCACAAATGGCAGCACTCAGCCTCTGATACAG CAGGTTCCCCAGCAGGCCAAGGTCAACCATTCTGAGCTTGTCCCCTCTGCTCAGCTCACCCAacctgcagtcttctcctcacctgtGCAGAATGGGTCAGACCTGGGCACAGCCACCACTGCTGCCCAGCTGGACAACAGGAACCCATGCCAGCTGCCCCCGCAGGCCCAGTCCCAGAGTCAGGTTCAGAGCCAGGTTCCTGTGATGCAGCCCTCTGACTCTCAAAGAGCATCATCTGGGTCTGGCAGTTCCACTCTGACTCAGCAGAAACAGCTCACTACTCTCACAGGAACTGCAGGTCAGGGTCCAGCAGAGACCAACACAGAG GATCAAGCCGCAGAGAAACACACTGGAGGACAGAGCTATGACAG TGTCAACTCTGATGCCACATCAGGGAAGGAGATGAGTGATGGATATGAGGGGACACATGGAGGTAAAGGCGAAGGAAAAGTCCGCAAACACCACCGCAGGTCCACACGCACTCGTTCTCGGCAAGAGAAGATCAACAGGCCAAAACTCAGTATGCTCAAT GTGTGTAACACTGGCGATAAGATGGTAGAGTGTCAGTTGGAAACTCATAACCATAAAATGGTCACTTTCAAGTTTGACCTGGATGGAGATGCACCGGAAGAGATTGCTACATACATG GTGGAGAATGATTTCATTCTGCCTTTAGAAAAAGAAGTGTTTATCGAGCAGCTGAAGGACATTGTCGACAAGGCTGAGGACATGCTGAGTGAAGACACTGAGGGTGAGAGGAACTCTGACCAGGGAGGGAGTCCCAAACAGAGTGAGGGAGCTGGCACACTGGGAACTGAG GGATTGAAGGCATCCACACCCAGCACCTCACAGCTGGTGTACCAGCAAAATG TCCTCCACACTGGCAAGCGCTGGTTTATCATCTGCCCTGTGGCTGAGACGCCCATGTTAGACAAAGAGAAGACTACATCTCACACCTCTACAGCCCAGG AACCTGAAAAGTCTGCCTCATCATCAGTCAGGCCCAACAGCAACACAACTGCAGTGACTACCCCATTCGCATCTTTATCCTCCCAAagtccatcctcctcctctctgcccccTGCAGCTCAGACCTCAGTGCAACCACAAgaccaaaacactgacaaagcCCGGATCCAGCAGCCTCAGCCCTGTCTAACTAAACATGcccttgctgctgctggtgtcaGCCATCATAGCTCCCTTCCCGTGGAAGAGCCTTgcatctctgctgtctctatgGTAACAGACATGCCATGCTGCGCTATTGTGCCACCTGTGTCTCTGGATGTGAATTCTGTTGATAAAGGAGCTTCTGGTGGTTTGGCCTCCTCTCAAACTAATCAGAAGGTCAGTCCTACTGGAGAACTACCCCCTCACCTGACCTCCCATCAGTCGGTGGTCCTGCAGCAACCCTATGCCACGCCCATGCAGCCTGGTACAGTCACCTCCCAGCCTCAGAGTCCAGCACATCAGAACTCCCAGTCTTCAAGCCACCAGCAGCCAGTGAGCGGGGGGCCAGGAGAGTCGGACAGTGAGGGACCACGCAGGGTGGAGTTTGTTGACCGCACCATCAAGACTTTGGATGAGAAGCTGAGAAACCTGTTGTATCAGGAGCATGCCCCCTCCCAGCCCTCCAGCACTGCATCTGACCCCCACGTCTCCAGTACAGAGGGAGTCAGCTCACCTCCAGTCTCAGACGGCCAGAGCACCGAGGGAGCACTTACAAAGAAGAAAGGGGAGCCACTG CCTCAGATTCCTGAGCGCACAGATAGTGTGGGTGCACTAAGTGACTCTGCAGTGGCAG CCACTAACAGGGTTTTAAACAGAAGAGATATGACCACCAGCTCAAGTTCATATAGCGCCAAAAGCCGTTTTCAA ATCATTCCCACTCCACCAGATGTAATTTTTCGTTTAGAGAAAAGCAAGACGAGCTGCAGCACCCACAGTTCTCCAGCTCCCTCTAGTGGTTCTGGAGGGTCTCACAGCCAGACCCAGGGCCCAGGCAGGAAAGAGAAGGGCGGTGTGGCTGTGGATAGGTCCTCtgtgacagctgcagctgataatGAGAATGCAGGAACATCCAAACCCCACAGTAGTAACCGTTACTCTGCCCCACCGAACTTCTACCACGCCTCCCCCACTTCCAGCCCTGATGTCACCCCACGCCATATCCCCCGGGCCCAGACCATCGACACTCCGACCCATCACCACTACCACCACTCCTCTCACCTCTGCTCTGACTCAGCAGATgaggacagcagcagcataGCTCTTCCTCCAGCCCACCCTGCTCCCCCAGCTCATGCCCTGTCTGAGCACAGTGGAAGCGACCTCATGAAGAGGGCAGTAGCCTTCCTGCGGCGCTCTGGTCGGAGTAAAAGTGAGCAAAGCTCTGATTCACCAAGCCGACAGCCCGTGGCAATGAATGGTCATGCTCCCTCGCCTTCTGCAGGACACTCATCCTACATCAGCAGTGACAATGACTCCGAGTTTGAGGATGCAGATATGAGGAAAGAACTACAGAAATTGAGAGAAAA ACACATGAAGGAGATCTCTGAGCTACAGGCATTCCAGAAGAGTGAGATTGAGAGTCTGTACAAGGAGCTGGGCAAAACACTACCCCCCAATGTTGGTCTACTTCACGCAGCACCCCCAAGTGGCCGCAGACGCAGGGCCAGCAAACACAAGCTGAAGGCTGGAAAACTGCTCAATCCGATGGTGCAGCAGCTCAAAAACAATCTTAACACCTCCGCAGAGAGGAAAG GTGAGAGTGCTGCCAGTTCATCTGGCTCCCTGGCCAAAAGTACAGTTCTGTCAGATGGCTCTGCCCACTGCAGTGGCAGTTCCAGCAAGCCCAGCACAGCCCCAGAGCAGGTCCACACCCAGCAACCATGTTCCTTGAAGGGCTCTTTCTCCTCAGACAACATCTATGCAGGGCTACACGGTGATGGAATGGCCAACCTAGCAGGCCCTGGCCAAG GCTGGACGGTTTACCACCAAACGTCAGAGAGAGTCACCTATAAATCTAGTAGCAAACCACGCACTAGATTCCTCAGTGGACCTGTGTCTCTGTCcatct GGTCCACTCTGAAACGACTATGTCTAGGCAAAGAGCGCAGTAGTA GGTCTTCTCTCAACACCAACACAGCTCCAACGGCCTCGAGTCAGCCACAGCCGTCACTCACTACAGCCACACCCTCACCATCTCCTCAGCCAATCACACGACTTGCTCAGGTCCAgaccaacaacagcaacaacaagagAGGCACGTTCACCGACGATCTTCACAAACTGGTAGACGACTGGACGAAGGAGACTGTTGCGGCAGCCAATCAATCGCGCCCCTCCCTGAACCAGATCAAACAGCAGAGACGCCAGCAGGACCTGGAAGGCAGAGCGCCGCCCATGGGAGCAGCTGCAGCGCATGAG ATTAAATGCCATGTTGGTCCCAGCAAGTTCAAGCTGCCTCTTTCCTGCCCCCTGACTGCTGCTTTAGGCCCTGGTATGCCAACAACCCTAGCTAACAACTCCTCAGCAATGCTCCCTCCTGGGTACCTTTTGCCAGCAGGCTCCTATGGCGGGATGGTTCCTGGTCCTCTTTACTCCCAGCAGTGGCCTGGCATGCCTAGTCCTGTAGGGTCCATGGGTCCTGTAGGCTTGGTTGGTGCTGCAAGAATGATGCCCTATGCCACAATGGCAAACCCAGGAATCAAAGCCTACCCTCTGGTCGTGCACGACCCTGAGAATGGCTGCTGTCTAAAAACCACTAGGACTACTTAA